In one Leptospira yasudae genomic region, the following are encoded:
- a CDS encoding MBL fold metallo-hydrolase yields MKVKLYGVRGSLPTPLSESEYREKILKILKAAHTAIKQQNGKFSEEEFLNSLDPSLSRTVGGNTTCVYIQARSGDRYIIDCGSGIRQLGNDLLAEGLKPGDKIHILITHTHWDHIQGWMFFKPAYFPGVDIHFYSTIPNLQERFERQQNEENFPLPLSGMMSKKTFHLLEKNQSAQIGAVRITPFLLRHPGNCTGFRFEEDGKSFLFCTDVEVQEPDLEEFQDLKKSFGRTDMLIIDAQYSSEEAEKKVGWGHTSGKVAVRCGEILEVERLVLTHHEPDHKDEDILRIFHQESGASVKMQVLLGRENDSFSL; encoded by the coding sequence GTGAAAGTAAAACTATACGGCGTACGGGGTTCACTCCCCACCCCACTGAGCGAATCGGAATACAGGGAAAAAATCCTCAAAATTCTGAAAGCGGCCCATACTGCAATCAAACAGCAAAACGGAAAGTTTTCAGAGGAAGAGTTCCTAAATTCACTCGATCCGTCTTTATCACGCACCGTGGGGGGAAACACCACATGCGTTTATATCCAAGCTCGATCCGGAGATCGTTATATCATCGATTGCGGTTCCGGAATCCGTCAATTGGGTAACGATCTCCTTGCGGAAGGATTGAAGCCCGGAGATAAGATTCATATCCTGATCACTCACACACACTGGGATCACATCCAAGGTTGGATGTTCTTTAAACCCGCATATTTTCCCGGCGTCGACATCCACTTTTATTCTACCATCCCCAATCTTCAGGAACGCTTCGAAAGACAACAGAATGAGGAAAATTTTCCTCTTCCTCTCTCGGGGATGATGTCCAAAAAAACGTTTCATCTTCTCGAAAAGAATCAAAGCGCTCAGATCGGCGCCGTTCGAATCACTCCGTTTCTTTTGAGACATCCGGGGAATTGCACCGGATTTCGATTCGAAGAGGATGGTAAGAGTTTTCTATTCTGCACGGATGTGGAAGTTCAAGAACCTGACTTGGAAGAATTTCAAGATCTCAAAAAGTCCTTCGGCAGGACGGACATGTTAATTATAGACGCTCAATACAGCTCTGAAGAAGCTGAAAAAAAAGTGGGTTGGGGTCATACTTCCGGAAAAGTCGCCGTTCGCTGCGGAGAAATTTTGGAAGTGGAACGCTTGGTGCTTACGCATCATGAACCCGATCACAAAGACGAAGACATTCTTAGAATCTTTCATCAGGAATCGGGCGCTTCCGTTAAGATGCAAGTTTTGTTGGGACGAGAAAACGATTCGTTTTCTCTCTAA
- the trmB gene encoding tRNA (guanine(46)-N(7))-methyltransferase TrmB — translation MIQDLEQKLWSIAGGIPFASEYFLQASPVRKLKKENLFSKEFETYFLELGSGWGEVAISLARQRPDTGFVLMEKKFDRIRHTIRGIEKHSLENVKILCVNFNWFLEDVFEENTFSEILLNFPDPWPKRRHHKKRTMNAKFLESLRILLPEGGKFSFATDYGPYARKAIRLFRDSDLFRPETAELRLERSEIPVSHFERKKREEGKRIYYIDQILIKK, via the coding sequence ATGATCCAAGATCTCGAACAAAAACTTTGGTCGATCGCAGGCGGTATTCCTTTCGCTTCGGAATATTTTTTGCAAGCTAGCCCTGTAAGGAAACTGAAAAAAGAAAATTTATTCTCAAAAGAGTTCGAGACATATTTTTTAGAGCTGGGTTCGGGTTGGGGAGAAGTCGCAATCTCTCTGGCGCGTCAAAGACCGGACACCGGTTTCGTTTTGATGGAGAAGAAATTCGATCGAATCCGTCATACGATACGCGGAATCGAAAAGCACTCCCTCGAAAACGTGAAAATTCTCTGCGTTAACTTCAATTGGTTTCTGGAAGACGTGTTTGAAGAAAACACGTTTTCCGAAATTCTTCTGAACTTCCCCGATCCTTGGCCCAAACGAAGACATCATAAGAAAAGAACGATGAACGCAAAATTCTTGGAATCGCTTCGAATCCTTCTTCCGGAAGGAGGCAAGTTTTCCTTTGCCACCGACTACGGTCCGTACGCAAGAAAGGCCATCCGGCTTTTCCGCGACTCGGACCTTTTCCGCCCGGAAACGGCGGAACTAAGATTGGAACGGAGTGAAATTCCGGTTTCTCACTTTGAAAGAAAGAAACGGGAAGAAGGAAAAAGAATCTATTACATCGACCAGATTCTCATCAAAAAATAA
- the yihA gene encoding ribosome biogenesis GTP-binding protein YihA/YsxC encodes MSEDPQKKDEPFFKDVEFSASYGEANKIPAKGVPQIAFAGRSNAGKSSLLNAILERKSLAKVSSTPGKTKLLNFFFVNHSVYLVDLPGFGYSANSHKDHEAMMDLLMDYLNLAKDLKCLFLVCDSQRELPEEELELIGTCFERNIKPVLVRTKIDKLNQSDLSKLRKKMKNIHELYPMLETVLVSNKSGKGLLELRKIVDSLISAVGTTSESYTERIEEIS; translated from the coding sequence ATGAGTGAGGATCCTCAAAAAAAGGACGAACCATTCTTCAAAGACGTAGAATTCAGCGCGTCTTACGGAGAAGCGAACAAGATTCCCGCCAAAGGGGTTCCGCAAATCGCGTTCGCAGGCCGTTCCAACGCGGGCAAATCTTCTTTGCTCAACGCGATTCTTGAAAGAAAATCCCTCGCAAAAGTTTCTTCCACTCCCGGTAAAACAAAATTACTGAATTTCTTTTTCGTAAATCATTCCGTTTATCTTGTCGACTTACCCGGGTTCGGTTATTCCGCAAACTCCCACAAAGATCACGAAGCGATGATGGATCTTTTGATGGATTATCTGAATCTCGCAAAAGATCTAAAATGTTTGTTCTTGGTTTGTGATTCGCAAAGAGAACTTCCCGAAGAGGAGCTGGAATTAATCGGAACTTGTTTTGAACGGAACATCAAACCCGTTTTAGTAAGAACGAAGATCGATAAACTCAATCAAAGCGATCTTTCCAAACTAAGAAAGAAAATGAAGAATATTCACGAATTATATCCGATGCTCGAAACGGTTCTTGTATCGAATAAGTCCGGAAAGGGTTTGCTCGAACTGAGAAAAATCGTGGATTCTTTGATTAGTGCGGTCGGAACTACGTCGGAAAGTTATACGGAACGGATCGAGGAAATCTCTTAA
- a CDS encoding PilZ domain-containing protein, protein MHTEMGQQKKNASDALDDKRFYKRFRKNNLVKMVLGKNEILGNLEDISMIGASISSREEILLGERIRFMSPILSVEIEADIIRRDLIQEKYKYGLVFHDLSDAAIVEILNKIACTD, encoded by the coding sequence ATGCACACAGAGATGGGACAACAAAAAAAGAATGCGAGCGATGCGTTGGATGATAAACGTTTTTATAAACGTTTTCGGAAGAACAACCTAGTGAAGATGGTTCTTGGTAAGAATGAGATATTGGGAAATCTCGAAGACATAAGTATGATTGGAGCTTCGATCAGTTCTAGGGAAGAAATTCTTCTCGGTGAACGCATTAGATTTATGTCTCCAATACTTTCCGTAGAAATCGAAGCGGATATTATCCGAAGGGATTTGATTCAAGAGAAGTATAAATACGGACTCGTATTTCACGATCTTTCGGATGCTGCCATCGTTGAAATTTTAAACAAGATCGCTTGTACGGATTAA